A genomic segment from Nicotiana sylvestris chromosome 1, ASM39365v2, whole genome shotgun sequence encodes:
- the LOC104230937 gene encoding uncharacterized protein: MNPSNPNPDSTHSSDLPDSPDMQVDLPTHTPQKSSFLQTLLTNSPHDLLPPHIQPTPLDLDLIDESDNPDESADFIPLSADDKARLYSSWKFSIIIKLFGKSIGHQLLKAKLQSLWKPTELLHLIDLGSAFFLIKFTQKNNMLHALHDGPWFILGHFLSVRRWEPKFVASTAQLTYSAIWARLPELPTEYYDLTILQKVGNKLEQLLKIDTCTSSVVRGRYARISIEVPLEKPLKIHIYIDSHKRVILYEGLNILCIKCGCFGHNARVCPNHVLSITLDNPTTSSTSHTTDSSPKSTQPPTTDSPWKIVKFPRRTKKHTTIIDKTPVADQ; this comes from the coding sequence ATGAATCCGTCAAACCCAAACCCAGATTCCACGCACTCTTCAGATCTCCCAGATTCACCAGACATGCAAGTAGATCTGCCAACTCACACTCCACAAAAATCCTCCTTTCTCCAAACCTTACTCACAAATTCACCACATGATTTGTTACCCCCTCACATTCAACCCACCCCACTTGATCTCGACTTGATCGATGAATCAGACAACCCAGATGAATCAGCTGATTTCATCCCACTCTCTGCGGATGACAAGGCTAGGCTATATTCCTCTTGGAAATTCTCCATTATCATTAAGCTATTTGGAAAGTCCATTGGGCATCAGTTGCTAAAAGCTAAATTACAATCTCTGTGGAAACCAACTGAACTATTGCATCTGATTGATCTAGGCTCTGCTTTTTTTCTCATTAAATTCACACAGAAAAACAACATGCTGCATGCTTTACACGATGGACCATGGTTTATCCTGGGCCACTTTTTATCTGTGCGTCGATGGGAGCCTAAATTTGTCGCATCAACTGCTCAACTTACGTACTCTGCTATATGGGCTCGACTGCCAGAATTGCCCACTGAATATTATGATCTAACAATTCTACAAAAAGTTGGCAATAAATTGGAGCAATTATTAAAAATAGATACTTGTACCTCCTCTGTTGTCAGAGGACGATATGCCCGAATTTCTATTGAAGTCCCACTCGAAAAGCCTTTGAAAATCCATATTTATATAGACAGCCACAAACGAGTTATTCTCTATGAGGGATTAAATATACTCTGCATTAAATGTGGGTGCTTTGGCCACAATGCACGAGTTTGTCCCAACCACGTTCTCAGTATTACACTAGATAATCCTACTACCTCTTCCACCTCCCACACCACAGATTCTTCGCCCAAATCCACCCAACCACCCACAACAGATTCGCCATGGAAAATAGTGAAATTCCCTCGAAGAACAAAAAAACACACCACAATCATAGACAAAACACCGGTAGCTGATCAATAA